The sequence TCATGCTCGGGGGATAGAAGCAGCATTTTTATACCCCGTGCCGAAACCTCTCAGCGAAATCAACAAGTGTCTGTATTGTCAGGGACTTTAATTCACAGTCAAAACCATTCCATTCTTCGCCGATCAAGATCACGCTGTCGATATGGGCGTAATTACAACAATCATCGCCGTTGGGCCGTTAGCGAGTTCTTCAGCGGCGTAAGTCCAGAATCATATTCTCCGTTACATTCACGCTGAGAGTCAGAGTAGCTTCATGTGCTCCGCAGTCCAGCAGAAGGCCGTCGGATCCTTTCTCAATACCTCCATACCACCTGTCGCTCGACAGGCACTGTACTACCACTGGTTTCTCGGGTTCCGGAATGCCGTCTATCTCTCTGCGCCGTGCCATATCACGACCCTCGTGCTATGCTTCATCAACCTATTCTCGGGGATGTCGAACGCGCCGTCGATGCTCTGGCTGGGTGGGATTCTTTTCACCTTCGGCCACATGTATCCATTGCGGCTGGGACTCGAACACCTGGGTCTGACGGAAAAGGCCTGGAAGGCAAAGTCCGCGGACGAAGGGTACGCTTTTGTGAAGTCATTTGTGGACGCGAATGTGCAGAGATTGACGTTTGTCGACTTTCCTGGGTGGCTCTGCATCGTTGCCGCTGTGGTTCTCGGCGCTGCGCGTTCCAATTGACGCCGAGACGCCCCACCGCGGCAGCCGCCGAACTCGGGCTAATGTTTAGGGGCAGTTGGCGCCAAGAGGCTAGTTAGCTATTACTGTAGGGAGTTTCAACTTCATCTCAGATCTCAATGCCATCCAACATGTGTTGTTGATATTAGTTATCACTCTGCCAGGACTCCGGATTCATCATCATACAAAATGCAGTATGCAACATCTAGAACCATTTATTCTACCACCTAAAAAATAattgccaaaaaa is a genomic window of Coccidioides posadasii str. Silveira chromosome 3, complete sequence containing:
- a CDS encoding uncharacterized protein (SECRETED:SignalP(1-18)~antiSMASH:Cluster_3.4~antiSMASH:Cluster_3.3~TransMembrane:3 (n3-14c24/25o48-74i86-106o139-159i)), which produces MGVITTIIAVGPLASSSAAFMCSAVQQKAVGSFLNTSIPPVARQALYYHWFLGFRNAVYLSAPCHITTLVLCFINLFSGMSNAPSMLWLGGILFTFGHMYPLRLGLEHLGLTEKAWKAKSADEGYAFVKSFVDANVQRLTFVDFPGWLCIVAAVVLGAARSN